One part of the Clostridia bacterium genome encodes these proteins:
- a CDS encoding putative glycoside hydrolase, producing MKGKKLFAVIITLLFVPIFAVSCMYNQAAPAITTNPIPAPTEQPQAAPTPVASDSPALADTSQDKTEKVAYISASKLKVRETAQADGKALDNLIKGAAVDIVEEKQDEAGKSWYKVSYDGAKGNVEGWIAAEYTVKDRTELLSESLRKLDFSPQNKTKEYPGNPRVEAKGIYLTLYSASNDRLDKLIEMTKRTEINTFVIDVKDDNGHMLFPTKAAEKYSPDANKNAPVKDIAALMKKLKDNNIYTVARIVSFKDPTYTRLHPDRAIIYKDSGKPFTNSDGLIWASAYDKNLWEYNLEVSKEAAEAGFNEIQFDYVRFPASNGGKLDKSLDYRNTTGESKPQAIQDYLIYAREQLSLLNVYISADVYGLVGSVADDMSLGQYWEAVSNAVDYISPMMYPSHYANQTYGLSVPDAYPYETVYHSTKDSVARNKNIETPAGIRPWIQAFTAPWVSGHISYSDKQIEEQIRALEENGVKEYLLWNAGNKYPEGAIAR from the coding sequence CAATAACCACAAATCCGATACCTGCTCCAACAGAACAACCACAGGCAGCACCCACCCCGGTAGCTTCTGATAGTCCTGCTCTGGCAGATACAAGTCAGGATAAAACTGAAAAAGTAGCATACATAAGCGCCAGCAAGCTTAAAGTCAGAGAGACTGCACAAGCTGATGGAAAAGCACTGGACAATCTGATTAAAGGTGCAGCTGTAGACATTGTCGAAGAAAAACAGGATGAAGCTGGGAAGTCATGGTATAAGGTAAGCTATGATGGAGCAAAGGGAAATGTCGAAGGTTGGATAGCTGCGGAATACACTGTTAAGGATAGAACTGAGCTTTTGAGTGAGTCTTTGAGGAAGCTTGATTTTTCACCTCAGAATAAGACAAAGGAGTATCCAGGTAATCCCAGGGTAGAGGCAAAAGGTATTTATCTTACATTATACTCTGCTTCCAATGATAGGCTGGACAAGCTTATAGAGATGACAAAACGTACAGAAATCAATACTTTTGTTATAGATGTCAAGGATGATAATGGACATATGCTGTTTCCTACAAAAGCTGCGGAAAAGTACAGCCCGGATGCGAATAAAAATGCTCCGGTGAAGGATATAGCGGCTCTGATGAAAAAGCTCAAAGATAATAACATATACACAGTTGCAAGAATAGTTTCTTTCAAGGACCCAACTTATACGAGGCTGCATCCAGATAGGGCTATAATATATAAAGATAGTGGCAAGCCTTTTACAAACAGTGACGGACTGATATGGGCATCTGCTTATGACAAGAATCTCTGGGAATATAATCTGGAGGTATCAAAGGAAGCAGCAGAAGCAGGCTTCAATGAAATACAGTTTGACTATGTAAGGTTCCCTGCATCAAATGGAGGGAAATTGGACAAATCTCTGGACTACAGGAATACGACCGGAGAATCAAAGCCCCAGGCTATACAGGATTACTTGATATACGCAAGAGAGCAGCTTTCTCTGCTTAATGTGTATATATCAGCAGACGTATATGGCCTGGTAGGCTCTGTGGCGGATGATATGTCCCTGGGACAGTACTGGGAGGCAGTGAGCAATGCGGTGGATTATATAAGCCCAATGATGTACCCAAGCCACTATGCTAACCAAACTTATGGATTGTCAGTTCCAGATGCTTATCCCTATGAAACTGTATATCATTCCACAAAGGATTCGGTAGCAAGAAACAAGAATATAGAGACACCTGCTGGAATAAGACCATGGATACAGGCTTTCACAGCACCATGGGTGTCTGGACATATCAGTTATTCGGACAAGCAGATAGAAGAACAGATAAGGGCACTTGAAGAAAACGGTGTAAAAGAGTACCTGCTCTGGAACGCAGGGAACAAGTATCCAGAAGGAGCAATAGCAAGATAA
- a CDS encoding DUF116 domain-containing protein, which translates to MEKEIKRFIQISSIIAIALLTVIVISCLSLISIYLVQYRMAIVYVIVASSVLFLLLWAVSAELVKANRSGSVEGLSIYALRLGIGLVLPVFMYFAGLFKGDKDWLGRIYISINNLVVKYGLQKMSSAKMLVLLPHCMQSKDCSRRITEDISNCIRCGRCRIGEVASITERCGIRAVVEKGGTAARNTVKKFRPDFILAVACERELVSGIGDVGKIPVIGVINQRPNGYCTNTTVDMTQLKKILQELSGAGNGVRGPGYEVGAKNPIA; encoded by the coding sequence TTGGAAAAAGAAATAAAGAGATTCATACAAATATCATCTATTATTGCCATTGCTTTGTTGACGGTTATAGTAATATCCTGCCTCAGCCTGATATCGATATATCTTGTTCAGTACCGCATGGCAATTGTTTATGTTATCGTTGCTTCCTCGGTACTTTTCCTGCTCTTGTGGGCTGTATCCGCGGAGCTGGTTAAAGCAAACAGGTCAGGCAGCGTAGAGGGCTTAAGCATATATGCTTTGAGGCTGGGAATCGGGTTAGTGCTTCCTGTCTTCATGTATTTTGCAGGGCTTTTTAAAGGAGATAAAGATTGGCTTGGAAGGATATACATAAGCATTAACAATCTGGTTGTGAAGTATGGACTTCAAAAGATGTCCTCAGCTAAAATGCTTGTCCTGCTTCCTCACTGTATGCAGAGCAAGGACTGCAGCCGCAGAATCACCGAAGATATAAGCAATTGCATCAGATGCGGCCGCTGCAGGATTGGAGAAGTGGCGAGCATAACAGAACGCTGCGGCATCAGAGCAGTTGTTGAAAAAGGGGGAACGGCAGCCAGAAATACTGTAAAGAAATTCAGGCCGGACTTCATTCTTGCTGTTGCATGTGAAAGGGAACTTGTAAGTGGTATAGGCGATGTGGGAAAGATACCCGTCATAGGGGTAATAAATCAAAGACCTAACGGTTATTGCACCAATACAACGGTGGATATGACGCAGCTGAAAAAAATACTGCAGGAATTGTCGGGAGCAGGGAATGGGGTTCGAGGGCCCGGGTACGAGGTAGGAGCCAAAAATCCTATTGCCTAG
- a CDS encoding aminotransferase class I/II-fold pyridoxal phosphate-dependent enzyme translates to MDSIVSMVAKHVNTQRVEDRIFAASRAAGNAVLKVGKENVVNATVGSILDDDEKLAVMPSVLNTLKNLPDSEYAAYAPILGTPDYLEAAIQATFKEYRPEGYIKAAATPGGSGALRHTIWNYSDIGDTILTSDWFWGPYKTLAEENLRKLSSFSLFDNEKKFNLHSFDAKVSELLDRQDSLVILLNSPAQNPTGYALSDEEWRQVIEAIKKSAEDVSKRITLLCDIAYIDYAGKTSDTRKFMSLFSGLPSNVLVIVAFSISKSLTMYGLRTGAAVCVSSNKDVTQEFSDVYEASNRGTWSNGTRCGMKLLSVIMNDKELLRRVDDEREELRQLLEKRAAIFLEEAKASQLDICPYKSGFFVTIPAIQPEESCRLLMEENIFAVPISRGIRFAICSVPLYKLKGIAGKIKRAIVNGQ, encoded by the coding sequence ATGGATAGCATTGTATCCATGGTTGCTAAACATGTCAATACTCAGAGAGTAGAGGATAGAATATTTGCAGCGAGCAGAGCAGCTGGCAACGCGGTGCTGAAGGTTGGCAAGGAGAATGTGGTGAATGCTACAGTGGGCTCCATACTGGATGATGATGAAAAACTGGCAGTAATGCCTTCGGTGCTTAATACTTTGAAAAACCTTCCGGATTCAGAATATGCTGCCTATGCCCCTATACTAGGGACACCGGATTATCTGGAGGCGGCAATACAAGCAACCTTCAAGGAATACAGGCCTGAGGGATATATTAAAGCCGCTGCAACACCAGGTGGTTCGGGAGCATTAAGGCATACCATCTGGAACTATTCGGATATAGGAGATACAATACTGACCTCTGACTGGTTCTGGGGACCGTATAAAACCCTGGCAGAAGAGAATCTAAGGAAGCTAAGCTCTTTTTCGCTTTTCGACAATGAAAAGAAGTTCAACCTGCACTCTTTTGATGCAAAGGTAAGCGAGCTGCTTGACAGACAGGATAGTCTGGTGATTTTGCTCAACTCCCCTGCTCAGAACCCTACAGGCTATGCATTAAGCGATGAAGAGTGGAGGCAGGTGATTGAGGCAATAAAAAAATCAGCAGAGGACGTCAGCAAGAGAATAACTCTGCTCTGTGATATTGCATATATTGACTATGCCGGGAAGACTTCGGATACCAGGAAATTCATGAGCCTTTTCTCGGGATTGCCTTCAAATGTACTTGTAATTGTAGCCTTCAGCATATCCAAGAGTCTTACGATGTATGGACTTCGCACAGGGGCTGCAGTTTGTGTAAGCTCTAATAAAGATGTGACACAGGAATTCTCCGATGTATATGAAGCTTCTAACAGAGGAACCTGGTCTAATGGAACAAGATGCGGCATGAAGCTGCTTTCGGTAATTATGAATGATAAGGAACTGCTCCGCAGGGTAGATGATGAACGGGAAGAGCTAAGGCAGCTGCTGGAAAAAAGGGCAGCAATATTCTTAGAGGAAGCAAAAGCATCCCAGCTTGATATATGTCCTTACAAATCAGGCTTCTTTGTAACAATACCTGCTATACAGCCTGAAGAAAGCTGCAGACTTCTTATGGAGGAAAACATATTTGCAGTGCCGATTTCCAGAGGTATACGCTTTGCCATATGCTCAGTACCCCTTTACAAGCTAAAGGGTATAGCTGGAAAGATTAAAAGGGCAATAGTCAATGGTCAATAG
- a CDS encoding YigZ family protein: MNNSYRMLKNYADTYFIERKSKFISYAQPIYSEEEALQFLGSIRKKHYDASHNCYAYILGESMNIQRSSDDGEPSGTAGVPILEVLKKEEVTNSIIIVTRYFGGIMLGAGGLIRAYTEGAVQGIKASGTVKVQPFAVHQLKMDYSFLSKLQYEIPKKDYIIDNIDYLENVTMQVLTTVDLRSTFIEDIAQWTNGSIEVESLGEQMLKIDEASGKILK; encoded by the coding sequence ATGAATAACAGTTACAGAATGTTAAAAAATTATGCTGATACTTATTTTATCGAAAGAAAGTCTAAATTCATTTCCTATGCACAGCCGATATATTCTGAAGAAGAAGCTCTTCAATTTCTGGGCAGCATCAGGAAAAAGCATTACGATGCTTCCCATAACTGCTATGCCTATATACTGGGCGAATCAATGAATATTCAGCGTTCAAGCGATGATGGTGAACCTTCGGGAACTGCCGGAGTTCCAATATTGGAAGTATTGAAGAAAGAAGAAGTAACTAACTCTATAATAATAGTTACCAGATATTTTGGCGGCATAATGCTCGGTGCAGGAGGGCTCATCAGAGCGTATACCGAAGGAGCCGTACAGGGCATCAAGGCCTCTGGCACAGTGAAGGTGCAACCCTTTGCAGTGCACCAGCTTAAAATGGACTATAGTTTTTTGAGCAAGCTGCAATATGAGATACCGAAAAAAGATTATATAATAGATAATATTGACTATCTTGAAAATGTAACTATGCAGGTCCTGACAACCGTAGATCTAAGGAGCACATTTATAGAGGATATCGCACAATGGACCAATGGAAGCATTGAAGTAGAATCTCTGGGTGAGCAAATGCTAAAGATTGATGAGGCAAGCGGCAAAATATTAAAATAA